Genomic DNA from Peribacillus simplex NBRC 15720 = DSM 1321:
ATATATTCTTCGGAACGACTTCATCACGAAGTTGATCCGAGAGAAGGGAACGTCGGTAGCGATTCCGAAGAGCCACTGCCACTGCCCGTTTTGCCTCACGCTGCCCTACGATATACTGATCCAGTTTTTCTACGATTTGCCTCGGTGTTAAATTAGCTTTTTTTGACATATGCGCTCCTCCTTACAACTCTTCCACGATTATATTCGTATTCGTAAATACACAAATTTCCGCTGCAATTTGTAAAGATGATTGGGCGATTTCCTTTGCCGATAAATGGTCACTGGAAAATCGCATTAATGCCCTGCCGGCAGCCAGTGCATAATTCCCTCCCGACCCTATGGCGAGAATACCATCATCCGGTTCAATTACTTCCCCGGTACCAGAAACGAGCAGTAAATGGTTCTTATCCATTACGACTAGCATGGCTTCCAGCTTTCTCAATACATTGTCACTTCTCCATTGCTTTGCCATTTCGACGGCAGCACGCTGAAGATTGCCATTGTACTCTTCAAGTTTAGCTTCGA
This window encodes:
- the hslV gene encoding HslVU peptidase proteolytic subunit; amino-acid sequence: MTTIFAVHHKGECAMSGDGQVTLGNSVVMKHTARKVRKIFNGNVLAGFAGSVADAFTLFEMFEAKLEEYNGNLQRAAVEMAKQWRSDNVLRKLEAMLVVMDKNHLLLVSGTGEVIEPDDGILAIGSGGNYALAAGRALMRFSSDHLSAKEIAQSSLQIAAEICVFTNTNIIVEEL